Proteins co-encoded in one Meiothermus sp. genomic window:
- a CDS encoding pseudouridine synthase, translating into MARERLDKVLGHLGVGTRKEIHRLARAGLITINGEIITDASFKFDPDQARIEVAGEPLVYQKFFYLLLNKPAGYITSTKDPSGTPITTLLPEEFWRNDWMPVGRLDKDTEGLLLLTTDGELLHRLTHPRWKVTKRYYVELASPATPEDVAVFAAGTLELEGEPLQPAELHLGSDPRKVELVIREGRFHQVKRMFAARGNQVTYLKRLAFGPLWLPPDLPIGASRELTPDEIKALYEAVGLPSQK; encoded by the coding sequence ATGGCCCGCGAGCGTTTAGACAAAGTGTTAGGGCATCTGGGCGTGGGCACCCGCAAAGAGATACACCGGCTGGCTCGAGCGGGTCTGATTACCATCAATGGCGAGATCATCACCGATGCCAGCTTCAAGTTTGACCCCGACCAGGCCCGCATCGAGGTGGCTGGGGAGCCACTGGTATACCAAAAATTCTTTTACCTTCTGCTCAACAAGCCCGCCGGCTACATCACCTCCACCAAAGACCCTAGCGGCACCCCCATCACGACCCTCCTGCCCGAAGAGTTCTGGCGCAACGACTGGATGCCCGTAGGTCGCCTGGACAAAGATACCGAGGGCCTTTTGCTGCTCACCACCGACGGTGAGCTATTGCACCGGCTCACCCATCCGCGCTGGAAGGTAACCAAGCGCTACTATGTGGAGTTAGCCAGCCCCGCAACCCCCGAGGATGTCGCGGTCTTTGCAGCGGGTACGCTCGAGCTCGAGGGTGAGCCGCTTCAGCCCGCAGAGCTGCACCTAGGCTCCGACCCTCGCAAGGTCGAGTTGGTCATTCGAGAAGGCCGGTTTCACCAGGTCAAGCGGATGTTTGCCGCTCGAGGCAACCAGGTGACCTACCTCAAACGCCTGGCCTTTGGGCCGCTCTGGCTTCCACCCGATCTGCCCATAGGGGCCAGCCGCGAGCTTACGCCAGATGAAATAAAAGCCCTCTACGAGGCGGTTGGCTTGCCCAGCCAAAAATAA
- a CDS encoding helix-turn-helix domain-containing protein, whose product MLQTTPRAHLVDNALAARILADPEAAVFLKPFMRGPTPVKAAAEEFKIPIQTMHYRVLQMLKAGLLEVAAVSKRRGRPVKHYQATSSSFRVPLELIPQRLLENLTGHAFWKARLERSLQKALRAHEYGSEIVVYRNADGLLVWGSHLEDESSPPEHLNPQHPAVLNLWNGGLMLDRSDAKALQRDLWELYERYAHRNGTEKYVLHLGLAPTLET is encoded by the coding sequence ATGCTCCAAACAACACCCAGGGCACATTTGGTCGATAACGCGCTGGCCGCCCGCATTCTGGCCGATCCCGAGGCCGCCGTATTCCTCAAGCCCTTTATGCGCGGCCCCACCCCGGTCAAAGCCGCTGCCGAGGAGTTCAAAATACCCATTCAGACCATGCATTACCGGGTTCTGCAGATGCTCAAGGCCGGCTTATTGGAAGTAGCGGCAGTCTCCAAAAGACGGGGGCGGCCCGTCAAGCACTACCAGGCCACCTCCAGCTCTTTCCGCGTTCCCCTGGAACTGATACCCCAGCGCCTCCTAGAAAACTTAACCGGCCATGCTTTCTGGAAAGCCCGCCTCGAGCGCAGCCTGCAAAAAGCCCTTAGAGCGCACGAGTACGGATCGGAAATCGTGGTCTACCGCAACGCCGATGGGCTGCTGGTCTGGGGTTCGCACCTCGAGGATGAATCAAGCCCACCCGAACACCTAAACCCCCAGCACCCGGCCGTTCTCAACCTCTGGAACGGGGGTCTGATGCTGGACAGAAGCGATGCCAAAGCCTTGCAGCGCGACCTTTGGGAACTCTATGAACGCTATGCTCACCGGAATGGTACAGAAAAATATGTGCTCCATCTGGGCCTGGCACCAACCCTCGAGACCTGA
- a CDS encoding MFS transporter, protein MQPHLTGLKGFTLVAFGQLVSLVGSGMSQFALTIWAFEKTGLATSLALMGFFYMVPLILISPLAGAWVDRGNRKLMMMVSDLGAAGGTLAVFLLYLSGNLEIWHLYVVGALNGLTSAFQWPAYSAAISTMVDKKDYARANGLLSLAESASGIGAPILAGILLGLVGLRGILLLDLLTFTAAFTTLMLVHVPQPKQSAAGRESRGSLLSEALYGFRFIFARPSLLGLQTVFLLGNLVANLGSAIMAAMILARTASSETALATVQSAAGIGGVLGGVLLSTWGGPRRKVHGVLMGWVLSSFFGSVLLGLGQSVWVWATCAFIFALIVPILNGSNQAIWQAKVPPDVQGKVFAARRMIAWVAGPLAMLVAGPLADRVLTPAMMPDGALAGFFGGLVGVGPGAGMALLLVISGLLGMVVGLGGYLFRVVREAEDLIPDHDHALEVRPEPVAS, encoded by the coding sequence ATGCAGCCACACCTAACCGGGCTTAAGGGATTTACGCTGGTGGCTTTCGGGCAACTGGTCTCGCTGGTGGGCAGCGGCATGAGCCAGTTTGCTCTTACCATCTGGGCCTTCGAAAAAACCGGGCTGGCGACCTCGCTGGCTCTGATGGGCTTTTTCTATATGGTTCCGCTCATCCTGATCTCGCCCCTGGCGGGGGCCTGGGTCGATCGGGGCAACCGCAAGCTCATGATGATGGTCTCCGATCTGGGCGCTGCTGGAGGTACGCTGGCGGTATTTTTGCTTTATTTGAGCGGAAACCTTGAGATATGGCATCTGTACGTGGTAGGCGCGCTCAACGGCCTGACCAGTGCCTTCCAGTGGCCTGCCTACTCGGCGGCCATCTCCACCATGGTAGACAAGAAAGACTACGCCCGGGCCAATGGCCTGCTCTCGCTGGCCGAATCGGCTTCGGGCATTGGGGCTCCCATTCTGGCGGGTATCCTGCTGGGGCTGGTGGGGCTGAGGGGCATTCTTCTACTGGATCTGCTCACGTTTACGGCGGCTTTCACTACCCTTATGCTGGTACATGTACCGCAGCCCAAGCAAAGCGCAGCAGGCAGGGAAAGCCGGGGAAGCTTGCTGAGTGAGGCCCTGTATGGCTTCCGGTTCATTTTTGCCAGGCCCAGCCTGCTGGGCTTGCAGACGGTGTTCTTGCTGGGCAATTTGGTGGCCAACCTGGGTTCGGCCATCATGGCTGCGATGATTCTGGCCCGTACGGCCTCGAGCGAAACCGCGCTCGCGACCGTGCAGAGTGCCGCGGGCATTGGGGGCGTGCTGGGCGGGGTGCTGCTCTCCACCTGGGGCGGCCCCCGCCGCAAGGTGCACGGGGTGCTTATGGGCTGGGTGCTCTCGAGCTTTTTTGGCAGCGTGTTGCTGGGCCTGGGACAGAGCGTGTGGGTCTGGGCTACCTGCGCCTTTATATTTGCCCTGATTGTACCCATCCTGAACGGCTCCAACCAGGCCATCTGGCAGGCCAAAGTACCCCCCGATGTGCAGGGCAAAGTGTTCGCGGCCCGGCGCATGATCGCCTGGGTGGCTGGGCCTTTGGCGATGCTGGTGGCCGGCCCCCTGGCCGACCGGGTGCTGACCCCAGCCATGATGCCCGATGGGGCCCTGGCAGGTTTTTTTGGGGGTCTGGTGGGGGTGGGGCCCGGGGCCGGAATGGCGCTTTTGTTGGTGATTAGCGGTCTGCTGGGGATGGTGGTGGGCCTGGGGGGGTACTTGTTCCGGGTGGTGCGGGAGGCCGAAGACCTGATCCCCGACCACGACCATGCCCTCGAGGTTCGCCCAGAACCGGTGGCATCGTAG
- a CDS encoding aldo/keto reductase — MRYRKLGESGLFVYPIALGTMQFGWTADESTAFAIMDAFVEAGGNLIDTADIYSTWAPGNPGGVSEEIIGRWLKSRGLRDRVIVATKVRGPMGPGGSEGRNHPLQREGLSRAWIMRAVEDSLRRLQVDHIDLYQVHWVDNLVPIEETLSALTDLVRKGYVRYIGCSNFSAWRLMQALWASDKHGFESFVSIQPEYSLTMPTRMNFERELARVCETYGLGVIPYSPLAGGFLTGKYRRDQPLPESVRAQGIASGRFSEQNWKILDKVLEIAQQRGAHPAQVALAWQLSRPFITAPIVGANTVQQLQDLLPAAQLQLSAEEVAALNEVSSWPLSRTEREV, encoded by the coding sequence ATGCGCTACCGCAAACTAGGAGAATCCGGTCTGTTCGTTTACCCCATCGCCCTCGGCACCATGCAGTTTGGCTGGACGGCCGACGAATCCACGGCTTTTGCCATCATGGACGCGTTCGTGGAGGCGGGCGGCAACCTGATCGATACCGCCGACATCTACAGCACCTGGGCGCCGGGCAACCCCGGCGGGGTCTCGGAGGAAATTATCGGGCGCTGGCTCAAAAGCCGGGGGCTGCGCGACCGCGTAATTGTAGCTACCAAGGTGCGCGGCCCGATGGGGCCGGGGGGCTCGGAGGGGCGCAACCACCCCTTGCAGCGCGAGGGGCTCTCGCGGGCCTGGATCATGCGGGCGGTGGAGGACAGCCTGCGCCGCCTGCAGGTTGACCACATCGACCTGTATCAGGTGCACTGGGTGGATAACCTGGTTCCCATCGAAGAGACCCTCTCAGCCCTGACCGATCTGGTGCGCAAAGGCTACGTGCGCTATATTGGCTGCTCCAACTTCTCGGCCTGGCGCTTAATGCAGGCTTTGTGGGCCTCGGATAAACATGGTTTTGAGAGCTTTGTCTCGATCCAGCCCGAGTACAGCCTGACCATGCCCACCCGCATGAACTTCGAGCGTGAGCTGGCTCGAGTCTGCGAGACCTACGGCCTGGGCGTCATTCCCTACAGCCCCCTGGCCGGTGGCTTTCTGACCGGCAAGTACCGGCGCGACCAGCCCCTGCCCGAGAGCGTGCGGGCCCAGGGCATCGCCAGCGGACGCTTTAGCGAGCAGAACTGGAAGATACTGGATAAGGTTCTGGAAATTGCCCAGCAGCGCGGGGCGCATCCGGCCCAGGTGGCCCTGGCCTGGCAGCTATCGCGCCCCTTCATCACCGCCCCGATCGTGGGGGCCAATACCGTGCAGCAGCTACAGGATCTGCTACCGGCCGCGCAGCTACAACTGAGCGCGGAAGAGGTGGCGGCGCTCAACGAAGTGTCGAGCTGGCCGCTCTCGCGCACCGAGCGGGAAGTTTAG
- a CDS encoding NADPH:quinone oxidoreductase family protein has product MKAIVVEQNGPPEHLCYREVPEPSPGPDEVLVRTSLTSLNYADVQARRGGYEAGSPPPFIPGLDAVGVVEALGAAVRGLALGQRVAVFASGGSYAEKVLAKAVLTYPVPNDLPDEAVAGLTALVTAYNTLTWAGRLQPNETVLVHAAAGGVGSLAVQMAKALGAGLVIGTVGHPAKAGFVRSLGADAVVGYEGFAEQVLERTQQKGADLILDSVAGEVFSQGMRCLAPFGRLVVYGHASGQAGSFETRPLHRQTKAVIGYSSGHYRRNRPELLRPTVEAVFALLRSGKIQLHVGARFRLEQAAQAQALMESRQSTGKILLYP; this is encoded by the coding sequence ATGAAAGCCATCGTGGTTGAACAGAACGGCCCGCCCGAACACCTGTGCTACCGGGAGGTACCCGAGCCCAGCCCCGGGCCCGACGAGGTGCTGGTGCGCACCAGCCTGACCAGCCTCAACTACGCCGACGTACAGGCCCGGCGGGGCGGCTACGAGGCTGGTTCACCGCCCCCTTTTATACCGGGGCTGGATGCAGTGGGGGTGGTGGAAGCCCTGGGCGCAGCGGTCAGGGGCCTGGCGCTGGGGCAACGGGTGGCAGTGTTTGCGAGTGGGGGCTCGTACGCCGAAAAAGTTCTGGCTAAAGCGGTGCTGACCTACCCGGTTCCCAACGACCTGCCCGACGAAGCGGTCGCGGGCCTGACCGCCCTGGTCACGGCCTACAACACCCTGACCTGGGCTGGGCGCTTGCAGCCAAACGAGACCGTACTGGTGCACGCTGCTGCGGGGGGCGTGGGCAGCCTGGCGGTGCAGATGGCGAAGGCTCTGGGTGCGGGGCTGGTCATCGGAACCGTGGGGCATCCGGCCAAGGCCGGGTTCGTCCGCAGTCTGGGGGCCGATGCCGTGGTGGGGTACGAGGGCTTTGCTGAGCAGGTGCTCGAGCGAACCCAGCAAAAAGGCGCCGATCTGATCCTCGACTCGGTGGCGGGGGAGGTTTTTAGCCAGGGCATGCGCTGCCTGGCCCCTTTTGGCCGCCTGGTGGTGTACGGGCATGCCAGCGGGCAGGCCGGTAGCTTCGAGACCCGCCCGCTGCACCGCCAGACCAAAGCCGTCATCGGCTACAGCAGCGGGCATTACCGGCGCAATCGGCCCGAGCTGCTGAGGCCCACCGTGGAGGCCGTCTTTGCCCTGCTCCGGTCAGGCAAGATTCAGCTCCACGTGGGCGCACGCTTCCGGCTCGAGCAGGCTGCCCAGGCCCAGGCCCTAATGGAAAGCCGGCAGAGCACCGGCAAAATCTTGCTTTATCCCTAA
- the trmH gene encoding tRNA (guanosine(18)-2'-O)-methyltransferase TrmH produces the protein MTPERLARIRAVLDKRQPDLTVLMERVHKPHNFSAILRSCDAVGVLEAHAIPAKHGIPNLEEAEDLSLKGKTFNETSGSAAKWVGLTLHADTASAFAHLKARGFQVLAAHFSERAVDYRQADYTRPTCILLGTEKWGVSPEAAELADAHVLIPMMGMVQSLNVSVAAAVILFEAQRQRLQAGFYERVRLAPEQYEVVLQSWMARHAQGQG, from the coding sequence GTGACGCCAGAACGCCTTGCCAGGATTCGCGCCGTATTGGACAAGCGCCAGCCCGACCTGACGGTGCTGATGGAACGGGTGCATAAGCCCCACAACTTTTCGGCCATTCTGCGCTCTTGCGATGCGGTGGGGGTGCTCGAGGCCCACGCCATCCCGGCCAAGCACGGTATTCCAAACCTGGAAGAAGCCGAGGATCTCAGCCTCAAAGGCAAAACCTTCAACGAGACCTCCGGCTCGGCGGCCAAGTGGGTGGGGCTTACACTGCACGCCGATACCGCCTCGGCTTTTGCCCACCTCAAGGCGCGGGGTTTTCAGGTGCTGGCCGCGCATTTTTCCGAGCGGGCCGTGGACTACCGCCAGGCCGATTACACCCGCCCAACCTGCATCCTGCTGGGTACCGAGAAGTGGGGGGTCTCGCCAGAGGCCGCCGAGCTGGCCGATGCCCACGTTCTGATTCCCATGATGGGCATGGTGCAGAGCCTGAATGTTTCGGTGGCGGCAGCGGTAATCCTGTTCGAGGCTCAGCGCCAGCGCTTGCAGGCAGGTTTTTACGAACGGGTTCGTCTTGCCCCCGAGCAGTATGAGGTTGTGCTGCAAAGCTGGATGGCCCGGCATGCGCAGGGCCAGGGTTAG
- a CDS encoding VanW family protein: MRAATLAIFCWISLALAGPDGLYYALENRIEKGQIATVGVPQRIKIGGVGQLPNLLSKAARPALEARWRYDAALKDWVLQDQMGHTFDLAEAKKRYLEALQSGQTEFLLPVRHTLHPRGTPHFYNLGIRQLLAEATTSFAGSSYERRYNIQLGASRLDGVLIPPGEIFSFARAMGEVSERTGFKKAFVISGEQTVEGVGGGMCQVSTTLFRAAYFAGLPIVQRRPHSYQVRYYQPTGLDAAVFLPSLDLRFKNDTPGHLQIQSSVSGSQITFRIFGTKDREVTWSNPVTLSRTPALPTRYIVSPDLPAQRFVQVDWAAEGATVQVYRTIRFSNGRVQKDTLTSTYRPWGAVYLVGEGTRLKSGRVITAATDDAPDNHGYLLPTQTSQRTTRSR; the protein is encoded by the coding sequence ATGCGCGCTGCCACATTGGCTATTTTTTGCTGGATTTCGCTAGCTTTAGCGGGGCCAGATGGTCTTTACTACGCTTTAGAAAACCGCATTGAAAAAGGCCAGATCGCGACCGTGGGGGTGCCCCAGCGCATCAAGATTGGGGGGGTGGGGCAGCTTCCGAACCTGCTCAGTAAGGCCGCCCGGCCTGCGCTCGAGGCCCGCTGGCGCTACGACGCGGCTTTGAAGGACTGGGTGCTGCAAGACCAGATGGGCCATACCTTCGACCTGGCCGAGGCCAAGAAGCGCTATCTCGAGGCCCTGCAATCCGGCCAGACCGAGTTTTTGCTACCGGTGCGCCACACCCTGCACCCTCGAGGCACCCCTCACTTCTACAACCTTGGCATTCGCCAGCTTCTGGCCGAGGCCACCACCTCCTTTGCGGGCTCCTCCTACGAACGCCGCTACAACATTCAGCTTGGGGCCAGCCGCCTTGATGGCGTGCTGATTCCTCCAGGCGAAATTTTTTCGTTTGCCAGGGCCATGGGCGAAGTCTCCGAACGCACCGGCTTCAAAAAAGCCTTTGTGATCTCGGGCGAACAAACGGTAGAAGGGGTAGGTGGGGGGATGTGCCAGGTCTCGACCACCCTCTTCCGCGCGGCCTACTTTGCGGGGCTGCCCATCGTGCAGCGCCGGCCCCACAGCTATCAGGTGCGCTACTACCAGCCCACCGGCCTGGATGCCGCGGTTTTCTTACCCTCCCTCGACCTTAGGTTCAAAAACGATACCCCTGGTCACCTGCAGATCCAGAGTAGTGTGAGCGGCAGCCAAATTACCTTTCGCATTTTCGGTACTAAGGATCGCGAAGTCACCTGGAGCAATCCCGTCACACTAAGCCGTACGCCAGCGCTACCAACTCGCTATATTGTTAGCCCCGATCTGCCGGCTCAGCGCTTTGTGCAGGTAGACTGGGCCGCCGAAGGTGCCACGGTGCAGGTTTACCGCACCATTCGATTCTCCAATGGCAGGGTGCAGAAAGACACCCTCACCAGCACCTACCGTCCGTGGGGCGCAGTGTACCTGGTTGGTGAGGGCACCCGTCTCAAATCGGGCCGGGTTATTACCGCCGCTACCGACGACGCCCCCGACAACCACGGCTACCTCTTACCCACCCAGACCTCCCAGCGCACGACCCGTAGCCGCTAG
- a CDS encoding IS5 family transposase, which produces MNRRAYPSDVRDEEWALVLPYLTLAPLEAPQRKYDLREVFNALRWMVRTGAQWDYLPHDFPPPHIVQAQAYRWMNRGVFEDLVHDLRMTLRMLQGKAAHPSAAIYDARTLQSTPQSGERAGYDGYKRRKGSKVHLAVDTLGHLLALVVTAASEQERAQVGALSQQVQEVTGEQVEVAFVDQGYTGEEAAQAAEAEGIALCVVKVEGAKRGFVLLPKRWVVERSFAWTSRFRRLARDYERLAETLRGWHWLAFSILMTAKTVELLRTAS; this is translated from the coding sequence ATGAACCGCCGTGCTTACCCATCGGACGTCCGTGATGAGGAATGGGCTCTGGTGCTGCCCTATTTGACCCTCGCCCCGCTGGAAGCACCCCAGCGCAAGTACGACCTGCGCGAAGTGTTCAACGCCCTGCGCTGGATGGTTCGAACCGGTGCTCAGTGGGACTACCTGCCCCACGACTTCCCACCCCCCCATATCGTTCAGGCGCAAGCCTACCGCTGGATGAACCGGGGGGTCTTCGAAGACCTGGTACACGACCTGCGCATGACCCTGCGAATGCTCCAGGGCAAAGCCGCCCATCCCAGCGCTGCCATCTACGATGCTCGCACCCTACAGTCCACCCCGCAAAGTGGGGAGCGGGCCGGATACGATGGGTACAAACGACGCAAGGGAAGCAAAGTTCACCTGGCGGTAGATACCCTGGGGCATCTGCTGGCCCTGGTAGTAACGGCGGCCAGTGAACAGGAACGGGCCCAGGTGGGAGCCCTCAGTCAACAGGTGCAGGAAGTGACGGGGGAGCAGGTGGAAGTGGCCTTTGTGGATCAGGGTTACACTGGGGAGGAAGCGGCACAAGCGGCAGAGGCGGAAGGCATCGCCCTGTGTGTGGTCAAGGTGGAAGGGGCCAAACGAGGATTCGTGCTGCTGCCGAAGCGTTGGGTGGTGGAACGTTCGTTTGCCTGGACATCCCGGTTTCGCAGGCTGGCGCGAGACTATGAGCGGCTGGCTGAGACCTTGCGAGGTTGGCACTGGTTGGCTTTTTCGATTCTGATGACAGCGAAAACTGTGGAGCTTTTACGAACAGCTAGTTAG
- a CDS encoding transglutaminase family protein has translation MLLSVYHLTEYFYPDAARDSFNELWLYPVDDHRQGLLEFRLNIAPDVMPRSRQDYFHNRIYSFHVTHPHTQLRVEMRARVLTFATPEPLPVPVQALSSLESRFFEFLAPTSRVPLHYNWLELLGLRRPKPRENLHGYLLEVTEHLHRSFRYDAAATELNTPLLQFVEGRAGVCQDYAQAMLAVLRSVGIPARYVSGYLATGVGSQGSHAWVEAFVPGSGWYGYDPTNNSTINEQYIKKAHGRDYDDCPPLKGLRRGGGKEQLSVLVQVEVLSGSF, from the coding sequence GTGTTGTTATCGGTCTATCATCTAACGGAGTATTTCTACCCCGACGCGGCACGGGACTCCTTCAACGAGCTGTGGCTTTATCCGGTAGACGATCACCGCCAAGGGCTTTTGGAGTTTCGCCTTAACATCGCACCCGACGTCATGCCCCGCAGCCGCCAGGATTACTTTCACAACCGGATCTACAGTTTTCACGTCACCCACCCCCACACGCAACTGCGGGTAGAAATGCGGGCCAGGGTTTTGACCTTTGCCACGCCGGAGCCTCTGCCAGTACCAGTTCAGGCCTTAAGCAGCCTGGAGTCCAGGTTTTTTGAGTTCCTGGCACCCACATCCAGGGTGCCCCTGCATTACAACTGGCTCGAGCTTCTAGGTTTGCGGCGCCCCAAGCCGCGCGAAAACCTACACGGCTACCTGCTGGAAGTGACGGAGCACCTCCACCGGAGTTTTCGCTACGACGCCGCCGCCACCGAGCTCAACACCCCACTGCTGCAATTTGTGGAAGGCCGGGCCGGGGTCTGCCAGGACTACGCCCAGGCCATGCTGGCGGTTCTACGCAGCGTGGGAATTCCGGCCCGGTATGTTTCGGGGTATCTGGCTACAGGGGTTGGCTCACAGGGCAGCCATGCCTGGGTCGAAGCCTTCGTGCCTGGCTCGGGCTGGTATGGCTACGACCCCACCAACAACTCCACCATTAACGAGCAGTACATCAAAAAAGCCCACGGGCGCGACTACGACGACTGCCCACCGCTCAAAGGGCTTCGCCGTGGGGGCGGCAAGGAACAGCTAAGCGTGCTGGTGCAGGTCGAGGTGCTGTCGGGCAGTTTTTGA
- the rbsK gene encoding ribokinase: protein MSIVVVGSINMDLVVRVKRHPVPGETLLGSDYETHHGGKGANQAVAAARMLARPMPTKSASPGPAPGVRMIGRVGQDEFGQQLRNALKREGINVSATLPIAAPTGVAFIAIDEEGQNTIIVSPGANHRLRPEHLSPAEFEGAQVVVLQLEIPLETVRRAAELGRQAGAQVILNAAPAQKLPDKLLHHIDILVVNEIEALGLSGVLPNSPEIALEVAQLLAKKVPTVIITLGEQGAVWVSPEGQGHQPVPEVEVVDATGAGDAFIGALATALCEGMSLAQAVKRGCVAGALATTKTGAQSSLPWREEVYAQLES, encoded by the coding sequence ATGAGCATTGTGGTGGTGGGAAGCATCAACATGGATCTGGTGGTGCGGGTCAAGCGACATCCGGTTCCCGGTGAAACCCTTCTGGGCTCAGACTACGAGACCCATCACGGCGGCAAAGGGGCCAACCAGGCGGTGGCCGCCGCGCGCATGCTGGCCCGCCCCATGCCCACCAAAAGCGCCAGCCCCGGCCCGGCCCCCGGGGTGCGCATGATTGGTAGGGTGGGGCAGGATGAGTTCGGCCAGCAGTTGCGCAACGCCCTCAAGCGCGAGGGGATCAATGTGAGCGCCACCCTTCCCATCGCAGCCCCCACCGGCGTGGCTTTCATTGCGATTGACGAGGAAGGGCAGAACACCATCATCGTCTCGCCGGGGGCCAACCACCGCCTGCGGCCCGAGCACCTCTCCCCCGCCGAGTTCGAGGGGGCCCAGGTGGTGGTCTTGCAGCTCGAGATTCCCCTCGAGACCGTGCGACGGGCAGCCGAGCTGGGCCGCCAGGCCGGCGCCCAGGTCATCCTGAATGCAGCACCTGCGCAAAAACTGCCCGATAAACTCCTACACCATATCGACATCCTGGTGGTCAACGAAATCGAAGCCCTGGGCCTGAGCGGGGTACTGCCCAACTCGCCCGAGATAGCCCTCGAGGTAGCCCAGCTACTGGCTAAAAAAGTGCCCACCGTCATCATCACCCTGGGTGAACAGGGAGCAGTGTGGGTATCCCCCGAGGGCCAGGGACATCAGCCAGTTCCCGAAGTAGAGGTCGTCGATGCCACTGGGGCCGGGGATGCCTTTATCGGGGCATTGGCCACAGCCCTCTGTGAGGGGATGTCGCTGGCCCAGGCCGTGAAACGCGGCTGTGTGGCTGGGGCTTTGGCCACCACCAAAACCGGTGCTCAGTCCTCATTGCCCTGGCGCGAGGAGGTGTACGCCCAGCTCGAGTCCTAA
- a CDS encoding nucleoside hydrolase: MPRKIILDCDPGHDDAIAIMLALASEELEVLGITTVHGNVGLERTTRNALVVREVLGKSVPIYAGADRPLVRERISAEAVHGVSGLEGPHLPTPSGQAEPKHAVHFIIEQVLQHPGEVTLVPVGPLTNIALAMRLEPRIIPQIREIVLMGGSIDIGNWTPSAEFNILCDPHAAKIVFGAGVPLVMMGLNLTHQTIAPPERVARFRALGTRVGAFTAELLEFFREHHIKRYKWDGAPIHDACAVAYLLRPELFKTAMFNVEIEANEGLAFGRTVCDYWGVTGKQPNCEVGLEVDVDGFYELLLERIARYA; this comes from the coding sequence GTGCCGCGCAAAATCATCCTCGACTGCGACCCCGGACACGACGACGCCATCGCCATCATGCTGGCCCTGGCCAGCGAGGAGCTCGAGGTTCTGGGCATCACCACCGTGCATGGCAACGTGGGCCTCGAGCGCACCACCCGTAACGCCCTGGTGGTGCGGGAAGTGCTGGGCAAGAGCGTGCCCATCTATGCCGGAGCCGACCGGCCCCTGGTGCGCGAGCGCATCAGCGCCGAGGCCGTGCATGGGGTCTCGGGGCTGGAAGGCCCCCACCTGCCCACCCCTAGCGGCCAAGCGGAGCCTAAGCACGCTGTGCACTTCATTATTGAGCAGGTGCTCCAGCATCCCGGCGAGGTCACGCTGGTGCCGGTAGGCCCTCTCACCAATATCGCGCTGGCTATGCGGCTCGAGCCCCGCATCATTCCCCAGATTCGGGAAATTGTGCTGATGGGCGGCTCGATTGACATTGGCAACTGGACACCGAGCGCCGAGTTCAACATCCTGTGCGACCCTCATGCGGCCAAAATCGTGTTTGGGGCAGGAGTTCCGCTGGTGATGATGGGCCTCAACCTGACCCATCAAACCATCGCCCCTCCCGAACGGGTGGCGCGCTTCCGCGCCCTGGGAACGCGGGTGGGGGCGTTTACGGCGGAGCTGCTCGAGTTCTTCCGCGAGCACCACATCAAGCGCTACAAGTGGGACGGAGCTCCCATCCACGATGCCTGCGCGGTGGCTTACTTGCTGCGCCCCGAGCTGTTCAAAACCGCGATGTTCAACGTGGAGATCGAGGCCAATGAGGGGCTGGCCTTTGGGCGCACGGTCTGCGACTACTGGGGTGTAACCGGCAAACAACCCAACTGCGAGGTGGGCCTCGAGGTTGACGTAGACGGCTTCTACGAGCTGCTGCTGGAGCGCATTGCGCGCTACGCGTAG